A DNA window from Pseudomonas tohonis contains the following coding sequences:
- a CDS encoding putative quinol monooxygenase gives MYCLLLKTQLKPGSLDAFMDAMRVNAAASVRDEPGCLVFDVVRDRSDPDLIWLYEVYTDEAAFDAHMETPHFLASRPLVNPLIIQQDVIEADVLALNAAR, from the coding sequence GTGTATTGTCTTCTGCTCAAGACCCAGCTCAAGCCCGGCAGCCTCGATGCCTTCATGGATGCCATGCGCGTCAACGCCGCCGCCTCCGTGCGCGACGAACCAGGCTGCCTGGTGTTCGATGTAGTGCGGGATCGCAGCGACCCGGACCTGATATGGCTTTACGAGGTCTACACCGACGAGGCGGCCTTCGACGCGCATATGGAGACACCGCACTTTCTAGCCAGCCGCCCGCTGGTGAACCCGCTGATCATCCAGCAGGACGTCATCGAGGCGGATGTGCTGGCGCTCAACGCGGCCCGTTAG
- a CDS encoding VOC family protein — MPVRPSRLNGLRHLAIVVPNLEECERFYVDILGMQVLNRANEDLVYLTCGNDNLSLGRSDVPRSGVQAVDHYGFVVDSLEELRAWYDYLKASGVTLLDRPFAHGDGAHSFHVLDPAGNKIQPIYHPAISGQRFGSPL; from the coding sequence ATGCCTGTCCGTCCGAGCCGCCTCAATGGTCTTCGCCACCTGGCGATCGTGGTACCCAACCTCGAGGAGTGCGAGCGCTTCTACGTGGACATCCTGGGGATGCAGGTGCTCAACCGTGCCAACGAAGACCTGGTCTACCTCACCTGCGGCAACGACAACCTTTCCCTGGGCCGCTCCGACGTGCCCAGAAGCGGCGTGCAGGCGGTGGACCACTACGGCTTCGTGGTGGACAGCCTGGAGGAGCTGCGCGCCTGGTACGACTACCTCAAGGCCAGCGGCGTGACCCTGCTCGACCGCCCCTTCGCCCATGGCGACGGCGCCCACAGCTTCCACGTGCTGGACCCGGCGGGTAACAAGATCCAGCCGATCTACCACCCGGCGATCTCCGGACAGCGCTTCGGCTCGCCGCTCTGA
- the fpr gene encoding ferredoxin-NADP reductase, giving the protein MSNMNSERVLSVHHWNDTLFSFKCTRDPGLRFENGQFVMIGLQQPNGRPLMRAYSIASPNWEEHLEFFSIKVPDGPLTSQLQHLKEGDEIIISKKPTGTLVLDDLNPGKHLYLLSTGTGLAPFMSVIQDPETYERFEKVILVHGVRYVNEVAYREFITEHLPQNEFFGEALRDKLIYYPTVTREPFENQGRLTDLMRSGKLFTDIGLPPINPQDDRAMICGSPSMLDETSQVLDSFGLKISPRMREPGDYLIERAFVEK; this is encoded by the coding sequence ATGAGCAACATGAACTCCGAGCGCGTCCTCAGCGTTCACCACTGGAACGATACGCTGTTCAGCTTCAAGTGCACCCGCGACCCGGGCCTGCGCTTCGAGAACGGCCAGTTCGTCATGATCGGCCTGCAGCAGCCCAACGGCCGCCCGCTCATGCGTGCGTATTCCATCGCCAGCCCCAACTGGGAAGAGCACCTGGAGTTCTTCAGCATCAAGGTGCCGGACGGCCCGCTGACCTCCCAGCTGCAGCACCTGAAGGAAGGTGACGAGATCATCATCAGCAAGAAGCCCACCGGCACGCTGGTGCTCGACGACCTCAACCCCGGCAAGCACCTGTACCTGCTGAGCACCGGCACCGGCCTCGCGCCCTTCATGAGCGTGATCCAGGACCCGGAGACCTACGAGCGCTTCGAGAAGGTGATCCTAGTCCACGGCGTGCGCTACGTGAACGAAGTCGCCTACCGCGAGTTCATCACCGAGCACCTGCCGCAGAACGAGTTCTTCGGCGAAGCACTGCGTGACAAGCTGATCTACTACCCCACCGTCACTCGCGAGCCCTTCGAGAACCAGGGCCGCCTGACCGACCTGATGCGCAGCGGCAAGCTGTTCACCGACATCGGCCTGCCGCCGATCAACCCGCAGGACGACCGCGCGATGATCTGCGGCAGCCCGAGCATGCTCGACGAGACCAGCCAGGTCCTCGACAGCTTCGGCCTGAAGATCTCCCCGCGCATGCGCGAGCCCGGCGACTACCTGATCGAGCGTGCATTCGTCGAGAAGTAA
- a CDS encoding LysR family transcriptional regulator — protein MRFTLRQLQVFVSVAQQGSVSRAAESLSLSQSAASTSLTELERQSGCQLFDRVGKRLSLNALGHQLLPQAVGLLDQAREIEALLNGKSGFGSLAVGATLTVGNYLATLLIGSFMQRHPECQVRLHVQNTMNIVQQIAHYELDLGLIEGDCQHPDIEVLPWVEDELVVFCAPGHRLAESGQASLEELSREAWILREQGSGTRLTFDQAMRHHPTPLNIRLELEHTEAIKRAVESGLGISCISRLALRDAFRRGSLVPLETPGIDLRRQFYFIWHRQKYQTAAMREFLDQCRELTAGVQRSDQIVLPSIA, from the coding sequence ATGCGATTCACACTCCGTCAACTCCAGGTATTCGTCAGCGTCGCCCAGCAGGGCAGCGTCTCCCGTGCCGCCGAATCGCTGTCGTTGTCGCAGTCGGCGGCGAGCACCTCGCTGACCGAGCTGGAGCGGCAATCCGGCTGCCAGCTGTTCGATCGCGTCGGCAAGCGCCTCAGCCTCAACGCCCTGGGCCACCAGTTGCTGCCCCAGGCCGTGGGGCTGCTGGACCAAGCCCGGGAGATCGAGGCGCTGCTCAACGGCAAGAGCGGCTTCGGCTCCCTCGCGGTCGGCGCCACGCTCACGGTGGGCAATTACCTGGCGACGCTGCTGATCGGCAGCTTCATGCAACGCCACCCGGAGTGCCAGGTGAGGCTGCATGTGCAGAACACGATGAATATCGTCCAGCAGATCGCCCACTACGAACTTGATCTGGGTCTAATCGAAGGCGATTGCCAGCATCCGGATATCGAGGTCCTGCCTTGGGTGGAGGACGAACTCGTGGTGTTCTGCGCCCCCGGCCATCGCCTGGCCGAGAGCGGCCAGGCCTCGCTGGAGGAACTCAGCCGCGAGGCCTGGATTCTCCGCGAGCAGGGCTCCGGCACGCGCCTGACCTTCGACCAGGCCATGCGTCACCACCCCACCCCGCTGAACATCCGCCTGGAGCTGGAGCACACCGAAGCGATCAAGCGTGCGGTGGAGTCGGGGCTGGGCATCAGCTGCATCTCGCGGCTGGCGCTGCGCGACGCCTTCCGCCGGGGCAGCCTGGTGCCGCTGGAGACGCCGGGGATCGACCTGCGCCGGCAGTTCTACTTCATCTGGCACCGGCAGAAGTACCAGACCGCGGCGATGCGTGAATTCCTCGACCAGTGCCGCGAACTGACGGCGGGCGTGCAACGCAGCGACCAGATCGTGCTGCCATCGATCGCCTGA
- a CDS encoding diacylglycerol kinase, whose product MSSPFKGQTGLKRILNAAGYSLDGMRAAFTGEAAFRQLVLLNVVLIPITFFLDVSRGERALMIAACLLALIVELLNSAVEAAIDRISLDRHPLSKNAKDMGSAAQFVALSLITAVWATILLG is encoded by the coding sequence ATGTCATCGCCATTCAAGGGCCAGACCGGCCTCAAGCGTATTCTCAATGCCGCCGGCTATTCCCTGGACGGCATGCGCGCCGCCTTCACCGGTGAAGCCGCGTTCCGCCAGCTGGTGCTGCTCAACGTCGTACTGATCCCCATCACCTTCTTCCTCGACGTCAGCCGTGGCGAGCGTGCGCTGATGATCGCCGCGTGCCTGCTGGCGCTGATCGTCGAACTGCTCAACTCGGCGGTGGAGGCGGCCATCGACCGCATCTCCCTGGATCGCCACCCACTGTCGAAGAACGCCAAGGACATGGGCAGCGCCGCTCAGTTCGTCGCCCTGAGCCTGATCACCGCAGTCTGGGCCACCATCCTCCTGGGCTGA
- the erdR gene encoding response regulator transcription factor ErdR, whose translation MAAYEILIADDHPLFRSALHQALTLGLGPDVRLVEVASIAELESRLAEKADWDLVLLDLNMPGAYGFSGLVLLRGQYPQIPVVMISAQEEAAVVVRSREFGASGFIPKSSPLEVIQSAVLDGDAWWPPQVEESVAVSAEAKAASAGLASLTPQQFRVLTMVCEGLLNKQIAFELSVSEATVKAHVTAIFRKLGVRTRTQAALLLQQMESIPSA comes from the coding sequence ATGGCCGCATACGAAATCCTCATCGCCGATGATCACCCGTTGTTCCGCAGTGCCTTGCACCAGGCCCTGACCCTCGGTCTCGGCCCGGATGTGCGGCTGGTCGAGGTGGCCAGCATCGCCGAACTCGAATCGCGCCTGGCTGAAAAGGCCGACTGGGACCTCGTCCTGCTCGACCTGAACATGCCCGGCGCCTACGGTTTCTCCGGCCTGGTGCTGTTGCGAGGGCAGTACCCGCAGATTCCCGTGGTGATGATTTCCGCCCAGGAAGAGGCGGCCGTGGTGGTCCGCTCCCGCGAATTCGGCGCCAGCGGTTTCATCCCCAAGTCCAGCCCCCTGGAAGTGATCCAGAGCGCGGTGCTCGATGGGGATGCCTGGTGGCCGCCGCAGGTGGAGGAAAGCGTTGCCGTTTCCGCCGAGGCCAAGGCGGCCAGCGCCGGCCTCGCCAGCCTGACCCCGCAGCAGTTCCGCGTATTGACCATGGTCTGCGAGGGCTTGCTGAACAAGCAGATCGCCTTCGAGCTCAGCGTGTCCGAGGCGACCGTCAAGGCCCACGTCACCGCGATCTTCCGCAAGCTCGGCGTGCGCACCCGCACCCAGGCCGCATTGCTGTTGCAACAGATGGAATCGATTCCCTCGGCCTGA
- a CDS encoding DMT family transporter has translation MPTRNGVVKQASLRQSLRLCPSRITMRSHALRADILMLITAAIWGAAFVAQRLGMDAVGPFLYTGLRFTLGALVLLPLLFLLPRTAPKAPLNRGMLLGGVLMGLALSLGINLQQVGLLFTSVTNSGFITGLYVIIVPLLGLLLGHRTGTGTWLGAAMAVAGMFLLSVGDGFQVASGDWLQLAGAFVWGVHVLLVGFFASRYDPIRLAILQFITCAVISMVLALLLEEIRLDAILTAGPAILYGGVIAVAIGYTLQVVAQKHAIASHAAIILSLEAVFAAIAGALLLDESLHARGYLGCGLMFVGMLVAQLWPQPKVAAEGAEAAPAQR, from the coding sequence ATGCCGACCCGCAACGGGGTGGTCAAGCAGGCATCTTTACGGCAAAGTCTGCGCCTTTGCCCGTCGAGAATCACCATGCGAAGCCATGCCCTGCGCGCCGATATCCTGATGCTGATCACCGCCGCCATCTGGGGTGCCGCATTCGTCGCCCAACGGCTGGGCATGGATGCCGTCGGGCCCTTCCTCTATACAGGCCTGCGCTTCACCCTCGGCGCCCTGGTGCTGCTGCCACTGCTGTTCCTTCTGCCACGCACGGCACCGAAAGCGCCACTGAACCGGGGCATGCTGCTGGGCGGCGTGCTCATGGGCCTGGCCCTGTCGCTGGGCATCAACCTGCAGCAGGTCGGCCTGCTGTTCACCAGCGTGACCAACTCGGGCTTCATCACCGGGCTGTACGTGATCATCGTGCCGCTGCTCGGGCTGCTGCTGGGGCATCGCACCGGCACGGGTACCTGGCTGGGCGCCGCAATGGCGGTGGCCGGAATGTTCCTGCTCAGCGTCGGTGACGGCTTCCAGGTCGCCTCGGGAGACTGGCTGCAACTGGCCGGCGCCTTCGTCTGGGGCGTGCATGTACTGCTGGTGGGCTTCTTCGCCAGCCGCTACGACCCGATCCGCCTGGCCATCCTGCAGTTCATCACCTGCGCGGTGATCAGCATGGTGCTGGCGCTGTTGCTGGAGGAGATCCGCCTCGACGCCATCCTCACCGCCGGCCCGGCGATCCTCTACGGCGGCGTCATTGCCGTGGCCATCGGCTACACCCTGCAGGTGGTGGCACAGAAACACGCGATCGCCTCCCACGCGGCGATCATCCTCTCCCTGGAGGCGGTTTTCGCCGCCATCGCCGGCGCCCTGCTGCTGGACGAGTCGCTGCATGCCCGTGGCTACCTGGGCTGCGGGCTGATGTTCGTCGGCATGCTGGTGGCGCAGCTCTGGCCGCAACCGAAGGTCGCGGCCGAGGGCGCGGAGGCTGCGCCCGCTCAGAGATAG
- a CDS encoding tRNA-uridine aminocarboxypropyltransferase, which translates to MSHAVSRLRAELLARSTRPFVARGARSPRCPGCRVIAPYCFCTLRPQVEARSGMCLFMYYSEPMKPSNTGWLIADTVADTSAFSWSRTEVDPAIIALLDDPQWQPYLVFPGEYVEPQSRVVSDVQVEDGKRPLFILLDATWNEARKMFRKSPYLDRFPVLSLQPEQISRYRLRRSNRDEHLCTAEVAALCLELAGDERAAGALNAYLDVFTEHYIGAKRALPLDLASPAHQALVPYL; encoded by the coding sequence ATGAGTCACGCCGTTTCCCGCCTGCGCGCCGAGCTGCTGGCGCGCAGTACCCGCCCCTTCGTCGCCCGTGGTGCCCGCTCGCCACGCTGCCCGGGTTGCCGGGTGATCGCCCCCTACTGTTTCTGCACCCTGCGCCCACAGGTGGAGGCCCGCTCCGGCATGTGCCTGTTCATGTACTACTCGGAGCCGATGAAACCCAGCAACACCGGCTGGCTGATCGCCGACACCGTGGCTGACACCAGTGCCTTCAGCTGGTCGCGCACCGAAGTCGACCCGGCGATCATCGCCTTGCTCGACGACCCGCAATGGCAGCCGTACCTGGTATTCCCCGGGGAGTACGTCGAGCCGCAGTCGCGAGTGGTCAGTGATGTGCAGGTGGAGGACGGCAAGCGCCCGCTGTTCATCCTGCTCGACGCCACCTGGAACGAAGCCCGCAAGATGTTCCGCAAGAGTCCCTACCTGGATCGCTTCCCGGTGCTAAGCCTGCAGCCGGAGCAGATCTCCCGCTACCGCCTGCGCCGCTCCAACCGCGACGAGCACCTGTGCACCGCGGAAGTGGCCGCGCTGTGCCTGGAGCTGGCCGGCGACGAGCGCGCCGCGGGGGCGCTCAATGCCTACCTGGATGTCTTCACCGAGCACTACATCGGCGCCAAGCGCGCCTTGCCGCTGGACCTCGCCAGCCCTGCGCACCAGGCGCTCGTGCCCTATCTCTGA
- a CDS encoding carbon-nitrogen hydrolase family protein yields MPGPETVLPLAQQRRPVRVATVQWALGQSSELPALLEALEHTVATLAGYGVELAVFPEFFHVNLLKGARFAQGPAQMRKLAEYTEPLLAAFSRLAQRYRVNLCPGSLPLEEGGRMLNMSWLCHRDGSQDRQPKLHITPNEREVWGLEGGNSLRVFDSDVGRVGILVCYDVEFPELPRLLREQGLEILLVPFWTDTRHGYLRVRLCAQARAVENECYVAIAGGVGLLRGVDNVDTQYSQSAIFSPADLPFPPDAVLAQADANIESFAIADLDLARLAQLREAGAVRNGQDRRRDLYQLSWTAIR; encoded by the coding sequence ATGCCAGGCCCGGAAACCGTCCTGCCGCTCGCCCAGCAACGTCGCCCCGTGCGTGTCGCCACCGTGCAGTGGGCGCTCGGCCAGAGCAGCGAGCTGCCGGCCCTGCTGGAGGCCCTGGAACACACGGTGGCGACCCTCGCCGGCTATGGCGTCGAGCTGGCGGTGTTCCCCGAGTTCTTCCACGTCAACCTGCTCAAGGGCGCGCGCTTCGCCCAGGGCCCGGCGCAGATGCGCAAGCTCGCCGAGTACACCGAGCCGCTACTGGCCGCATTCTCGCGCCTGGCCCAGCGCTACCGGGTCAACCTCTGCCCGGGCAGCCTGCCGCTGGAGGAGGGCGGGCGCATGCTCAACATGAGCTGGCTGTGCCACCGCGATGGCAGCCAGGACCGCCAGCCCAAGCTGCACATCACCCCCAACGAGCGTGAGGTCTGGGGTCTCGAAGGTGGCAACAGCCTGCGGGTGTTCGACAGCGACGTGGGCCGCGTCGGCATCCTCGTCTGCTACGACGTGGAATTCCCCGAGCTGCCGCGGCTGCTGCGCGAGCAGGGGCTGGAGATACTCCTCGTGCCGTTCTGGACCGACACCCGCCACGGCTACCTGCGTGTGCGCCTCTGTGCCCAGGCGCGGGCGGTGGAGAACGAGTGCTACGTCGCCATCGCCGGCGGCGTTGGCCTGTTGCGCGGGGTAGACAACGTCGACACCCAGTACAGCCAGTCGGCGATCTTCAGCCCGGCCGACCTGCCATTCCCGCCTGATGCCGTACTGGCCCAGGCGGATGCCAATATCGAATCCTTCGCGATCGCCGACCTGGATCTCGCCCGCCTCGCGCAACTGCGCGAGGCGGGCGCCGTGCGTAACGGCCAGGACCGGCGTCGCGATCTCTATCAGTTGTCCTGGACCGCTATCCGATGA